From a region of the Thermocladium sp. ECH_B genome:
- a CDS encoding uracil phosphoribosyltransferase, which yields MTITVIDHPLAQSIITMLRDKRTGQIEFRKGLVRLGRLMGYEVAKSFPTRXVEVETPLGVRTRGVXMDMGDVVIIQILRAAMPMVEGLLKVFPMARMGVISAKRREETHERGSMEFEIEMNYVRIPRIQRDTTVMVVDPMLATGSTMIAALNTVREKGEPRRMILINAIGTKQAIDRVLGRYPQADIYLAAIDPEINENGYIIPGLGDAGDRAYGEA from the coding sequence ATGACCATAACAGTGATAGACCACCCACTGGCACAATCAATAATCACAATGCTAAGAGACAAGAGAACAGGCCAAATAGAGTTCAGGAAGGGACTAGTGAGGCTTGGCCGGCTCATGGGGTACGAGGTCGCCAAGTCATTCCCAACAAGGGNNGTGGAGGTCGAGACGCCGCTCGGAGTAAGAACCAGGGGAGTAANNATGGACATGGGCGATGTAGTTATAATTCAAATACTGAGGGCAGCAATGCCGATGGTGGAGGGCCTCCTCAAGGTATTCCCAATGGCCAGAATGGGAGTGATAAGCGCCAAGAGGAGGGAGGAAACGCATGAGAGGGGCTCCATGGAGTTCGAGATAGAGATGAATTACGTGAGGATACCAAGGATCCAGCGGGACACAACAGTGATGGTGGTGGATCCAATGCTCGCCACTGGATCCACAATGATAGCTGCATTAAACACAGTGAGGGAGAAGGGGGAGCCCAGGAGAATGATACTGATAAACGCCATTGGCACTAAGCAAGCAATAGATCGAGTACTAGGAAGATACCCCCAGGCAGACATATACCTAGCAGCAATAGACCCAGAAATCAACGAAAACGGATACATAATACCAGGACTAGGAGACGCAGGAGACAGAGCATACGGAGAAGCATAA
- a CDS encoding 50S ribosomal protein L22: protein MSWSVDYGDLIELVRRRFGVSIGEDQVARARATFRISWKSSIDVARAIKGLTLEQAKQYLESVVRGEAPVPVKGHDKKRPHHSVPWRGWPVARWPKRTAEAYLELLENLEGNCTYKGLNASNVVIIHAASSKGAKIPGYMQRAFGRSSPWYNYEVNVEVAAAELPTELVPKKLSPSRILKNS, encoded by the coding sequence ATGAGTTGGTCAGTTGATTACGGCGACTTAATTGAGTTGGTGAGGAGGCGATTCGGGGTCTCGATTGGGGAGGATCAGGTTGCGCGGGCTAGGGCCACGTTCCGCATTAGTTGGAAGAGCAGCATAGATGTGGCTAGGGCAATTAAGGGCCTCACGCTGGAGCAGGCTAAGCAGTACTTGGAGAGCGTAGTAAGGGGCGAGGCACCGGTCCCCGTTAAGGGCCATGATAAGAAGAGGCCCCATCACTCGGTGCCTTGGAGGGGTTGGCCAGTTGCTCGGTGGCCCAAGAGAACCGCCGAGGCCTACCTAGAGTTGCTGGAGAACCTCGAGGGGAACTGCACGTATAAGGGCTTAAATGCATCTAACGTGGTCATAATTCACGCTGCATCCAGCAAGGGCGCGAAGATACCGGGCTACATGCAGAGGGCATTTGGGCGATCAAGTCCATGGTACAATTACGAAGTGAATGTAGAGGTGGCTGCAGCCGAGCTCCCAACAGAGCTGGTTCCAAAGAAGCTCAGCCCAAGCAGGATACTTAAGAACAGCTGA